A portion of the Pseudoalteromonas galatheae genome contains these proteins:
- a CDS encoding DUF3833 family protein — protein MRTILMLLTLFLLSACSSGIDGNKYSTLRPQFDPYEFFVGDIKAWGIVQDRDGNLVQQFTVDIKGSINDQSELVLDETFNYLLGDGVKTRIWTITKAANNQYSGRADDILDSASGETFGNAMNWQYRMDLPVDDTSYEVHFDDWMWSFDQTTLINRSYIEKFGIVMAEVTIFMQRQ, from the coding sequence ATGCGTACTATCTTGATGTTACTCACCCTATTTTTATTATCTGCTTGTAGTTCCGGCATTGATGGTAATAAATACTCTACGCTCAGACCACAGTTCGATCCATACGAGTTTTTTGTTGGTGACATAAAAGCATGGGGGATAGTCCAAGACAGAGATGGTAACTTAGTCCAACAATTTACTGTCGATATTAAAGGCTCAATCAACGACCAGTCTGAGCTTGTTTTAGATGAGACCTTCAACTATTTGCTCGGTGACGGCGTGAAAACACGAATTTGGACTATTACAAAAGCAGCTAACAATCAGTATTCTGGCCGCGCCGACGATATTCTCGATTCAGCATCGGGTGAAACCTTCGGTAATGCAATGAATTGGCAGTATAGAATGGACTTACCCGTTGATGATACCAGCTATGAAGTACACTTTGATGATTGGATGTGGTCTTTTGATCAAACCACTCTAATCAACCGCTCTTATATCGAAAAGTTCGGCATTGTAATGGCTGAAGTCACAATCTTTATGCAAAGACAATAG
- a CDS encoding chalcone isomerase family protein translates to MQRIIFAFLVLFLSTQGFASTSDVVNQFIENPQQVGKTSRMTYLFWDVYDASLYAPQGVYSKEQPFVLALHYLRALDGKEIAKRSLKEMQKQGFSNSSLGEQWLTKMVKIFPDVSEGTVLYGLRTLDGYTQFYEGDKLIGEVKDSEFTTRFFDIWLSEKTSEPTMRSELLGLIR, encoded by the coding sequence ATGCAAAGGATCATCTTTGCCTTTTTGGTGTTGTTTTTAAGCACTCAGGGTTTCGCAAGTACCAGTGATGTTGTAAATCAATTTATAGAAAACCCTCAACAGGTCGGCAAAACAAGTCGAATGACCTACCTGTTTTGGGATGTTTATGACGCCAGCCTTTATGCTCCACAAGGGGTGTACTCTAAAGAACAGCCTTTTGTATTGGCATTACATTATCTACGCGCGCTTGATGGCAAAGAGATAGCAAAACGCTCGTTAAAAGAGATGCAAAAGCAAGGGTTCAGTAATTCAAGCCTAGGTGAGCAATGGCTAACAAAAATGGTGAAAATATTTCCCGACGTTTCTGAAGGTACCGTGCTATATGGTTTAAGAACACTTGACGGTTATACCCAGTTTTATGAAGGTGACAAGCTCATTGGTGAAGTGAAAGACTCGGAATTTACTACACGATTTTTCGACATTTGGCTTAGTGAGAAAACCTCCGAGCCGACAATGCGATCCGAGCTTTTGGGCCTAATACGATGA
- a CDS encoding GNAT family N-acetyltransferase — MSLSIRPAEVADAATILHFINELAIYEKEPDAVLNTVEEIEQKLFGKEARAHSVICELDGEAIGFAVYFFNYSTWLGKHGLYLEDLYVSQDKRGVGAGKGIMKYLARLALQKDCGRFEWVVLDWNKPSIDFYESIGAKAQNEWIIYRLTGQELIDFAE, encoded by the coding sequence ATGAGCCTTTCAATTCGCCCTGCAGAAGTGGCTGATGCTGCAACGATACTGCACTTTATCAACGAACTTGCAATTTATGAGAAAGAGCCGGATGCCGTGCTCAATACCGTAGAAGAAATAGAGCAAAAACTGTTCGGTAAAGAAGCCAGAGCACACAGCGTTATTTGTGAATTAGATGGTGAAGCAATCGGATTCGCAGTGTATTTCTTTAATTATTCTACTTGGCTTGGCAAGCATGGACTTTATCTTGAAGACTTATATGTGTCACAAGACAAACGCGGTGTTGGTGCAGGTAAAGGGATCATGAAGTACCTAGCAAGACTTGCACTACAAAAGGACTGCGGTCGCTTTGAGTGGGTGGTACTTGACTGGAACAAACCATCAATCGATTTTTATGAAAGCATCGGTGCTAAAGCACAAAATGAATGGATTATTTATCGCCTAACAGGGCAAGAGCTCATCGATTTTGCTGA